The nucleotide window TATCAACAGTTCTTTTTTAGATCACACGAGTTATGacaataaaattaaagaaaaaaaatagttgaaagaattttcaaatgtttgctGCAGATGtagattttcaaaagtttgcTGCAGATGTAGAATTATGTCTTGGctgctttcataaaaaaactaaaagatttATCAACTCTATCATTACAAGAATTGACGAGGGCACTTGAAGCACATGAGAAGTGGGTTGCATGGATTGATTGAGCATGCATTCCAAGCAAGACTTGAtgttgataaagaaaaaaatatatccgACAAAGAATATCAATttccaaaaggaagaaaacaaaggcTCACAAAAGGTCGCAATAAATGGAAAAGTCATGCACAATGAAGAGAACATAAGTAATGAGAAAAATACTATCATGTATGCAAAAGATTTTGGGCGTGAGTATGAAGAATGTAGGTTCAGATGCGCGAGATGCCAAATACCAAAGTCACTATCTATCATTATAAGAATTGACATGATCTCCTGAGGCACCTGAGAAGCAGATTGCATGGATTGAGCCTCgaaaaaattgaacatgaatTATGAGCAAGATTTGAcattgataaacaaaaaaaatatctgagTATCAATTTCCAAAAGGAAGAAATCAAAGGTTTACGAAAGTTGCGATAATGGGAAAAGTTGTTCTACAATGAAAACAATAtagtaactaaaaaaaaaactgtgtaTGCCAAAAATCTAGGTATGAGtcttaaaaatgtaaattaagATCCACAAGATGTTGAATACCAAATCACTCTAAAAGTGACTACTGgttttaagaaaagtatgaaaccaatttctcaaaaaatgaagaagacaaagattaaTTGTTTTCTCTTGCATGTATGATGAGCATAGCAAATTGATATGCGGTACGAAGAGAACAATTGTGGAAGCCCCATGactagaattaaaaaaatggcTTGTCAAACTAGCACTATTGTTAATATAATAAGCGATGAAAAATCTAAAAgtgattttgaatttcattatttcatatctTTTTTTGCAATTACAAATTAATGGAAATGTTAAAATATTTGTAATTAGTTTTAGAGTTAATATGCAAAATATATTATGTAGGGGCCATTGATGTGTGTGTAAATGGGAGATTAAATTGAGTAACTTCTTGAAAAAGCTTTAGGAAATTCAACGAATTGGAtccattaatttgaaaatatattttaattggAAAAATAAATGTGTACTTTTGTCAAACACAAATAAAGCTATAAAACAAGAacgttggaaaaaaaaagttctagcTAGACTGGCACAACATTTGAATTATAATTATATCCAAATAGTAGAAAAGTAACCAATAATAATTATTAAAGTAAACGTTCTCCCACTTTCAACCGGAGAGCTTCCCGTTAATATAGCTTTCCTTGAGATTCTGCAATGCTTTCAGCATCCCATCTTCATCCTGGTTTGAGTATTTCAAGCACATATAATTAAGCCTCTGCAAGAGTCGGTAAGCCAACCAAATTGGATGATATTGTATGCACTTATCTTCCATTCTCAAAGTTTCCTGTCAAATTGGCGGCTGTAGTTTGTaaataaatttcataaattaaagTTGCATCTGAGTTCGAAATTTCTGAATACTTGTCGGAATTGAAACCAGATTCCATTTTGTGCTCTGCAACACCAAATTGCACTGGAACTGCCTATAATTCAGAATCTCGGACGAACCCTGGGATACAGAAACACCTCTAATTTACATTTCAAGTCAGGAAATACCATGCAATGGAATCCAATTCCACAAAATTCTCTTACTGAGAACTAGTCAGCTAATGTAGGAATTGGACCCAAACCAAGCTTGCTAAATCCTCCAAAAGCTGTCAAATGGATACATCAATAGTGGGATAGTACTCCTGAAGGCCTGTTGCGTATTGACCTTGTTTCCATGGAAAGGTTAATTCACATCCCACCAGACTCCAAAGGGAAAATGGAGGACTCTTTAGCCAATCTGGTGCTAAGGCGGAAATGGGAAACGATCTGATACTGATAAAACACGGTATTCTGAATATCTAAATCAGAAGCTATTCCTGGGAACAAGTAAAGAGGCAACGATCAATTGAATGGTGAggataaaagaaacaaatataagGATAATGGAATGGAGAAATCCATATCATATCCGAAAATCATATAAGGATTTATGAGGAGTTGCGGCATTAAGCCCAGTCTATCAGAAATAATATCTGAACACAAAGATACACATCCACTTGCCGAAACATAGAGTTGCGGGACAAAACCCAAGTCTCTATGAACACAGATTTATACTAACAAGACTCCAACTTGCAGGTACTGAAGAATGAGGTCCTTAACCTCAAAGAGAAAGTGGAAGtattaaaaacacaaataaCTAAACTTATGTCCTTTGTGAGAGATGTACAAAAACAACTGAAGAAGGATCAGACCCAGATCCAGACAGAATCTAAAAAGGACCAGTCCCAAACCCAAATAGAAGGAGCCCAGACCCAGAGGAAAATCCGCCcgcacaaacaaaaaatcaaactaaaccCATATTCTTCAAAAACCATAACCTGAATGCTTGGTTTTATATGAGATTTTCTGTTCTAGATCTGGTTTCTTGATTCAAAACGGATGGTTAATTGGACCTGTTTATTCAGCTCAGTGATTGGTTTCACATGAAATTTCCTAATCAAAACCGGGTCACTTTGAAACCTTGCAGTTCTTTGGACCTGCTTATTTCACATGGGATACGGATCCTAATTTATTGGATAAAGGTTTTGTAAACGCATTAAATCAATGAAATATTCGAATACGAACATCCTTCTTAATCCTGTAGTTGaggaaatatatttatttttaaaaaatttccagCGTAACAAaatgcagattttttttttgaccgttAAGGGCCAGTTTGATGGcatggaagaatttaacgtggtaaatttaccatggtaaatttttctagaaggcaaacaaaaaaaaagaaaaagaagcaagaaaagaaaaaagaaaatcaatgacaaaagaaagcaagacaaaaaaaagtgcCTTCCAAGGGATCAAGgacatgaaggctgaagtcTCTAGCATTGATTGTAGATCCTTTGTGGGCGAATGATTCAAAGTTAATATCCgctccttttctttggtttcctatgaagctgagaacaATTTCTTTATTCTCAtaccttgaaaatggaaagaaatcccttCATGAGATTTGATAGCATCGGTGCGATTCCAAATCCTAATACTTCATCGAATACTTTAGGTAAAAGAAGGTTATGTCTTTTGCACACAACATGCACTAAAAGCCTATggtgaaaaaatttgaaaagaataagccatttcaaagttcaattctttgcaaagaaAACTTGACGTCTTTTGCTGTATTCCTAATTGGTGAGTATACGAGGCAATACTATTTTAGTTGAGGTTTGGTCCTATTGTTGAATGTCAACCTGGTTTAGAGTCCTTAGACTTTGAGACCCATGTTCAATATTTATTTATGGTCATGCTTAGTTTGAGTCCGTTTTATGAAGTGCGTAAGTTGGTCAGAGTACTTATTGTGTATACTCTAGCATAGTAGGGACATGGGTTAAAGTAGTGTTGTggttccatgcttgtttgaatcttaattaTAGTAGTTCTTGTTTGATTGTTAATTgtcgtgttcttttcattgagcatttgattctgTTTAAAACCATGTAGCTAAGTTGCACATGTCCTAGCTATACCGAGGTATGGTTCAGAAGAACTGTGAATGTTGGAGTTGTTAAACCTTGGTATTGATTTAATGTGTTTGTTGGTCTTCACTAGGACTGTCCGAAGTTAGAGCATATGCTTATTGATTGTATTTTTTAAGGCCTGAACCaagttagttagctgaattattttttcatcacttgttcactgaacttatgtatgtatttatgttcTTAAGGTGTTGCTGGTTTTGATAGTCTGGTTTTTAGTTTAAGATAGTTCAGATTTTTTATTGATCTGAGTATTATACTTTGCCAAGTTGAATTGTCTAATAGTGCTTTTGATCggtttggtttcaaattttatagAAAGTTAGTTTCTAAACCATCATGAAGCATCTCTTGTTTGAACTTTGCCTGAAGagaatttcttttctgtttgccttttttggGGTGTGTACTAAGTGCTCAGTTACTGTTTATCACTTTATTGTTCTTGGGTAATAGGTTAGTCCTGTTGATGGAATAACATTGGGAGTTGCAAGATCCTGGTGATATGATTGAGCAAGTGAAGGGATTTTCCTATtctgcttcttctcttcttggcACAAATCTTTGCTTTCCTCTTCTGGCTGCTGATGATGAATATGGAAAACATAATACTGCGGAAAACCGATAGAGTGCTagtccagaaaaaaaaaatcatggtggCAGATCTCACTGGCATCACCTAGAGTTCGTGGTCTTGATGTACTGAGGTAGtcttatatttatatgtttcttGTAGTTGCTAGCTACATTTTGCTAGTAAGAGAACTTATTGGAACTATAGGCACCACAGCAACGATATCAGTGGCACATTTTCATGAACTGATAAAGGatcttaaataaataaaaagttggTTGTTGATACATGACACGTATGTTAAAGTGGTTGTCCCTAGTTCTTGGGAGTTGAAAGTGGCCAGGCTGGTTTTGTCTTGAGAATGAGGCCTAAGGTTGGCTTTAGTGGGAGTTAGTAAACTATGTCTAGTAAGGGTAAACCCCTACATTTGAATGCATAAAAGAAAACGTGGACTATGTTTTATGCAATGGTACATGCGAGTGTGAGTACGAGCTTTTGCCCAGTGGTTGGTtccgtcccgggaggtagtggtgtgCATAAGCTTATTGTAGTCGCACACTCCTCTGTCTGTACTGGACGGCCCatagggtattgggcggcacaagggcccgggatttTGTTATGCTTTTGGTTGGAGAGCGAAGCGTCTCCTAGTCCCTCAACCCAAGTGCCTAAAGGGGCCGATCTACCACTTCGGATAATGCCGGTGGTTGGACCCTACTGCTGCAGTGGCGATCTgagatatctcaggaggcttcactgcagGTTACCCTCGATCTATTTGGATCGCCTAGTGAAGACATGTGTTGTATTACCTGTGAGTTGTGCCCACAGGGTTTTCTATTATTTGCTCGTCACGATGACCATGATCATTGTTAATGGACCACTGTTGTAACTTCGCAACATATGAAAGTCATGTATACATCGCTGATGGTAATACGAAATAACCATAAGGTGGATTGATGACTTATAGATGTCGACCATAAAGTCCTCATATGGATTTTGTTTGACATGATTAGATACTTATTTTGTCGGACCATGTTCCACTCATGGCTGGATGTTACCATACTCAGAGGAaatctgacccttctttctatctctacaggtagttcTTGAAAGATCGTGGCTACTGGATTGACATCCTCAACCTTTGTGATGGACCAGCATTGTCAATCTGGACACTGGGCTTTGTGgatattttagttgtttgagtCTAAATGTCTTGGTGTGGGATCAAATAAGGGCGTCTTTTAAAACAATGTTGGTATTTGATTTGcttatatttttgtcattactCAAGTTTGCATATAGTAGAACTCAATGTTTGCTTCTGCtattatataaacaaaaaaaattgtgtcaaAAACTTGAGCCGTGACACTGTTATTCCAAGAAATGGCCAACAAGCTGATTAGAGAAACCACATAGATTAAATGTTCAGTATGGTGAAATACCTaaacagtctctctctctccattctctatgtgtgtgtgtgtgtgtgtctctctctctctctctctctatatatatatatatatatatagatagatagatatatatatatatatatatgtatatgtgtgtgtaaaaACATAAAggatatataaatatgtatatattcctTGTACATAAACTAATGTTAATATTTCGTGAATGTTAATAGTTTTCTGCTTCCTAGGATAAATTCTCCTGCTCCTCACTCATAAAAAGAGAACCAGCAGGTTGGTGAAGCATAACCTGAGTATAATATGTCATGGCAAATAGCCATAACAAGCTGTATCATTCTCATAAACTTTTGCAAGGAACTCAATTCAGCTTTTTTTAGTATATACAAGCACCAGCCAGAAACTATGGGATTCACATACAATAACTATCTCCTTGGTCCATGTAGTTCAGCACAACttttttattgcaaaagaaGTATGCTGAAAACATTGCATGATTTACTAATAACATAAAAATGTGCACCTAATATATCAAGTCCAAAATGGAAAAATACCTTGTCCAATAGTCTAGCTGTTGTTTGTGGAGGCGGACATTTCACACCAAACTTTTCACAAGCATCAACTATATATCTATTAGCTGCTTCACTGATGAGGTCCTTCGGAATGTTAAGGTTGGCCTCTGCCTCCAGTCCTTCAATCATATCAATCCTTCTGAAGTTTACAGAAACACAAAGAAATGAATATCCCAGAACTAAGAAGTGCTTGCAGGTAATTAAATTCTGCAAATTCAAGAATCTGCAAAGCTTACGTGAGAGGGGAGAAAAATCTATCTCTATAGGATCATTGTCGTTAACCATTTGAATGGTATTTGACTTTGTAACCCCCTGCTATTTTCTTGATCATTCCTGTGATATATAAACCCAAAGAATGAAAACagcaaatataaaatacaatacGTTATAAAAATCAGTGCAATCAGACATTCCCAGAATAGGAGTTACCAGACAGCATTTGCTCAGTTAACTCCATTAGATCTTGATAGTTTGCATATGCCATGTAAAACTCACACGTGGTAAATTCTGGATTATGAGTCAAATCTATTCcttcatttttgaattttttgtcaatttcatAGACATGATCAAGTCCACCAACAATTAACTGTCAGATCAGCACGTGGAATTGCTTCAAGAAATTTTTTCCAGCTACCCAAACACCATAGTACCCTGAGAAATCATACCATGTAAATGTAAGAAACTCTAAGCTTTTGTCCGGCCAAAGCAACACATGGTCAAAACATCAACTTTCCTGTCTAGCAATCAGAGTTTGTCGTCATGGATGAGCAACTGATTCCTTGAAATTCATAGAATTAGCCACGTGGTTAAAGCACTGTTATGTTCAAATCCTTTTCTATGTCTTGCTGCTTATCTTCAGTTGTCTTCTTTCTATATAGTCGCCCTAATAACCTACgagcttttcctttctttcctggTTTTGCAAATGCATCAGCAATGAATGAAAGGGCAATTCCATCAATAACACAGCCACCTGAATTTGCCTCTTTCAACAATTTCTCCACCTCTGCCCTGTTTTGTTGTTTGCACCATCCACAGATCAATATGCTGTATGTTGATGAATTAGGAGAGACACCTCTCCCTTGCATTTCATTGAAGAATTCCTTAGCCTGATTCATCATGCCTGCCTTAGCAAAGAGACTAACGATTATATTGTATGTACTAACTTTTGGAATGAAGCCATGGCCGACCATTTCACAGTAAAACTTAAGAGTTTTCCGTGTATTACTCATCTTTCCATGGCCTCTGATAAGAACATCATAAGTACCAGAACTCGGTTTTAAACCACTCTGGAACAGCTTATCCATTAATTTGTCTGCTTCTTTCATCAAACCTGCAGTTGAGAATCCAGACAGTAAGATGTCATATGTCATAATATTGGCGACAATTCCTGCAACTTGCATCTGTGAATATAAAGAAACCGCATTCTTTAAATGACCATTCTTGCAATATCCATGAATAAGGGAATTGTATGTAACTATATCAGCTGAAATACCctcctttttcatcttctttaaCAACCAGGTAGCCTTCCGTGTCATCCCATGCATGCATAAGATATTAATGAGTGTATTGTAAGCTGTTAAGTCCACTACAAATCCCAGTGCAATCAAATGCCTGTGCATTTGTAAAACTGACTCTACCCCTTCCTTTTTCAAGGAGGCATGAAGTAACACTCTGTGGATGGAGGAATTTGGATGATAACCCACCATAATCATTTCATTGAACAAATCTACTGCTCTATGGACCTCCCCACTCTCACAGAGTCCCTGTATCAGCAAAGCATAGGTTACATGACTTGGCATTGCTGTGTTGCtcttcatttcatcaaacagcTCAACGGCCACTTTCCAGTTTCCTGACTTGCAGCATCCAGATATCATAGTGTTATAAGTAAACAGGTCCGGACCTAAACCCAACTTcttcatttcattgaaaaatgttTGGGCTTCCATAGGCCTCCCTAGCTTGAAGAGGCCATTGATGAATACATTATAAGCAACAACATCAGGCTTCAAGCTTCTTTGGATCATCTCTTCACCAATTTTTAGGGCAGCAGATAGTTTCCCTGCTTTGAATAGTCCATCCATCAGAGAGGTGTAGTTTACTTGATCGGGACTAATTCCTCCCTGCATCATGCTTTTAAACAATCTTTCAGCATCCTCTATTTCTCCACTCTTTCTTAGTCCATTGACAAGAATATCAAGTGTAAACTTATTTGGTTTCACACCATACTTGAACATTTCTTCATAAAAATCAAAGGCAGTTGTTTTCATTCCCAGCTTGAAACAGCCATCAATGAGTGTCGTGTAAGTTATTACATTGGGAGCAGCATCTAGTTCTTGCATTTTATTCAGAACTTCCACAGCTTGACCAAGCATGCCTTTTCTGATATAGCCATTAATAACAGAAGAGTAAACGACAACATTTGGATGTAAAGATTTCATCTCCATTTCCTCCAACAAAAACTTGGCACGACTCATGTCCCTTATCCTGCAACACCCATTAATCAAGACTGAGTAACTAACATGGTTGGGAGTCAGAGAATGTCCCATCATggtttgagacattttttctgCTTCAGTCTGCATTCCCAACTTAACCAACCCATCCATCATAACCGTGTGTAATATGTGGTCGATTGCAATTCCTCTAACCACCATTTGACCCTGAAGAACAAATGGCTCTATAGTATTCCCAGACTTAAATAGTGAATCTATAATGGTGCAGTATGCTACATGATTAGGGACAGAGCCCACGCTCTCCATTTCATGGAACAGCATTTTTGCTTCAGCGACTTTACCACTTTTGCAGAGGCCATTAATTAATGAGCAGTATGTTATTATATCAGGAAGAATCCCATTCTTAACCATCTCTTCATACAATGAAAATGCTTCCTTCACTTCCCCTAGTTTACAGCAAGCGCTTATTAGTGTTGTATATGTAACAAGATTAGGTTGAAGCTCGGAGTGAGTATTCTCTCCTGCACATTCGAAAGATGGGTCCTCTGTCAACAAGTCAATATTTCGATCACTCTTAAGACCAACTGCAACTTCATCCAGTGGATTCACAGCATCCCTAAGTTCACTTACCAGTTCCTTAGCCTTTTCAAGGTCTCGAATTCTACAGAACCCGTTTATCAGAGAATTATAACTCACAATATCAGGCAATATACTTCCCTTCTTCATACTACTTTGCAGCTCGACTGCGCTGCTCATGGATCCTAGTTTGCACCGTCCATCGATCAATATGTTGTACCCAACAATATCTCTATCGATTCCACCAGTCAACATTTCTTCCATCAATATTTCTGCATCATGCAGCGACCCTTTCAAGAGAAACCCCTTGATCAAAGTATTAAAACTAACCACATCGAACTCCAAACCCTTCTTAACCATTTCAGATAACAATCCATATGATTTTTCAACCATTCCTCTCTTGCAGAGGCCCCAAATTACAGTGTTGTAACTAACAACGTCAGAGTTAGCATCTCTAAGCATTTTTATCGCCGATTCGAGATCACCCACTTTACAAAACGCATGGATCGTGATATTGTGAGCAAGAAGATGAGGCCTAATCCCAAAATTTACCATCTGCAAATACAGAATCCGAACCTGATCGACGAGGCCTAGTGTGTTGAACTTGTGGAGCAAGCCGGTGCACGTGTACGGATCAGGAATGATACCATGGCTAATCATTACGTCTAGCACTTGCGATGCTTCTGAGAACCTCCTAGAATCCAGAAGTGAATCGATCAAGGTGGAGAAGAGAACAAACGTAGGGTACCGGAGAGGATTGAAGGTGTCCAGAAGGAACCAACAGAAACCGATGACGGAATGAAGATGGGTGTTCTGGGCATCGATTCTAGACATGCTCCTTATGGCATCATGGGTCTTCTTGAACAGGTCGAGGGAGGAGTAGCTTGTAGGTGGCGAAGTATGGTGGTGGGCAGGATGAGAAGGGAgaaaccacttgaaattggtggAAGGATTTGGTTTCTCTGAAAGATGTCTCAGGTAGCAAGAGATGGAAGAATGGTAGAGAGGAAAGGCGTTTCTGGGAAGTCTTCTGCTACGTCCGAGGAAGAACATAACTCCGACGTCCGCTTACGTCCGCTTTCCCTGTTATCTCGTCTCTTCGGATGTGGCCGCTACTTCACAGGAAGTATTCCAGGCGATGCTTCCACCGGTGAAGAATGAAAACCCACTCTCTTCCGGAAAATCATTTCGGCGACCTCCCCAGTGGGATGGATATCGTGGACTGCCTCCGAGAAACCAGGGAATGCAGTTCACCAAGGAATGGAGGCTAAAAAATGGCATAATCacaaaaaaggaagcaaaaaatTCATGAAGGGCGAATCGCCGATACCCCATCCCACCGCCTGACGGCTGACTCTCCGGCGTCgggcagtttttttttttttttttttttaatgaaagaaCGGGCCGTTCAGATGGACGGCCCAAACCAGCCGACCAGTCCGCTCGGCTGGTATGTGGCGTGAGGAAAGAcaccctttatatatatatatatatatgaaactgaTCTAGTCCGGATATAAAATGAGACAAAATCTGCTGCATCTGAATCCGAATAAAGATCAAGTTCGGATGAGATGCCATggcttttatatttattttttggctgCCAGTTTGTAAAAAGAATGCcgcttttttttgtttccaacgGCCAGTCAAAATGGTGGTTTTGCCCCTTTTCCAATAAAACTGGTGTTTTATTTAAGTGATTACAAGATTTCAAGTCAATGACTTTTAACAAGgatttaaaatcttttatttgaagaaagaattaCATTAAATGTCAGACCACTGGAACTCTAGACGTGTTAAAGATTTTAATCATAAATATTATAGACCAAAAAATCTTGGGCCTATCCCATATCACGTTTGCTATTTCTTTGATCAGTTGTCCATTTCCTGATCACTCGAGAAGTTCAAAATTGGATAGCTGGGATTGCTCGCAGCAggcctttttttgttttcaaaagtaCACGTAGAATGgtatttacaaaaaaatcatCTAGCTCTTTGATATTGTTAAAAgcacaattaatttttttgcacCGATGATAAAAAGTAACAATTTCTCCATTAACTTTAGGTTAGTACTAACTTAAGTTTGTgttgatgtaataaaaaatcTTATCTTTCTCAatacaaataaattttaagttCATTAGTTTGCATGTATTCAGCAAATTTACTAATTGGTTAATTATGTcgtaatgatttttttaatatctaaaaTAATGATTTATATGTTTTCAGGTTAAAGTTATAAAATTATCCaaggaaaatataaaagcattaataaaactatataaaattttcatgttaataTTCAAAGGATAAAAAAGGAATCTTTACTAATTTTGAAGCGACGAAATACATGTACTTTTAACAAAAGTTAGAACTTAGTTGAATATTTGTTACTATCAAATCTATAAATGAGGACTTGTTTACCAAGGTGCTCACTTAATAGTCTTATCAAAATTATTGATTTGAgaaccatatttttttcctttctagcTAGCACGGGATTAGAAGATTAGTCCCACCAACTGAGGGAGAGCTAAAGCTAGGGCCCATGCAGAACTTTGTCAATATCGACATTGAGatgtccacttggttcaaccTGCATGTAGTATCCATCCCACCCCATTTTACTGAATGGTGACATAGTCTCCCGTAAGTCAAGGTAAAGACAGCCACATTGCATGTTCCAATCCACCCATTTGAGCTAGCGGCgaagttagaaaattttgactaaggGCAACTAATTGATTTTTCACTTAAGAGAATGAGTGATTGCAGGGCACTGAATCAAGTATAGTGTGGGCACCACATGCAGATGGACCTAGCTGAACCTACCTCCAGCTTAATCACAATATAAGATTTCAAGGACTGAGGTGGCAGCGGCCCACGCCAGTCACACAGTAGCTCTGCTCCTCAAGGCGAGAACTATAAGTTTAAATTTCCAATATGACAAATTCATAGTTatcaaattataaaaataagaagatttGTCTTTCAATGCAGACCTAGGGCCCTCGACCCTTTTTATTAAACATCAAACATGAAAGGATAACAAGatatttaaataacaaaaagagaCTTAATATCCATAAATTTCAAATGGAAGTTTACAGATTTGTAAAGTAACAATTGTATCTTCCAACTAAAGGATTTCAATGAAACAGAGCTTGAGGATGCTATGCCTCTGGATAGACTGGATTGTTCAATGATCTAGATCAAAGTCGGTTGTTATGGATCCAATTTAaggattttgtcaattttattGTAATGGGTTTAATTTCAATCCGTTTAATTCACTTTGGCATCCTTAAATCGTACCCGTTTGAAAACGGTAGCAGAGCAGGACACCCTGCATTAGTTTTATACATCTAATTCTTAAGATGCTTTACGGATACGTTTTAAGGGACTTCCTTCAAATTCAtttccaaattatatatatatatgtatatatatatatatatatatatatatatatatatatatatatcatgctgCCATGTTTCACAAATCTATTCACACTGACCACCGGCTTCAGGTACCATTGAGGGAAGTTAGAAAAATaacctccttttccttttcacatcCAATAACCCCAAATGCCCTATAAGAATCGTGctttaaaagtttataaacCAAAAAACTTT belongs to Nymphaea colorata isolate Beijing-Zhang1983 chromosome 13, ASM883128v2, whole genome shotgun sequence and includes:
- the LOC116266862 gene encoding pentatricopeptide repeat-containing protein At5g14770, mitochondrial, which translates into the protein MFFLGRSRRLPRNAFPLYHSSISCYLRHLSEKPNPSTNFKWFLPSHPAHHHTSPPTSYSSLDLFKKTHDAIRSMSRIDAQNTHLHSVIGFCWFLLDTFNPLRYPTFVLFSTLIDSLLDSRRFSEASQVLDVMISHGIIPDPYTCTGLLHKFNTLGLVDQVRILYLQMVNFGIRPHLLAHNITIHAFCKVGDLESAIKMLRDANSDVVSYNTVIWGLCKRGMVEKSYGLLSEMVKKGLEFDVVSFNTLIKGFLLKGSLHDAEILMEEMLTGGIDRDIVGYNILIDGRCKLGSMSSAVELQSSMKKGSILPDIVSYNSLINGFCRIRDLEKAKELVSELRDAVNPLDEVAVGLKSDRNIDLLTEDPSFECAGENTHSELQPNLVTYTTLISACCKLGEVKEAFSLYEEMVKNGILPDIITYCSLINGLCKSGKVAEAKMLFHEMESVGSVPNHVAYCTIIDSLFKSGNTIEPFVLQGQMVVRGIAIDHILHTVMMDGLVKLGMQTEAEKMSQTMMGHSLTPNHVSYSVLINGCCRIRDMSRAKFLLEEMEMKSLHPNVVVYSSVINGYIRKGMLGQAVEVLNKMQELDAAPNVITYTTLIDGCFKLGMKTTAFDFYEEMFKYGVKPNKFTLDILVNGLRKSGEIEDAERLFKSMMQGGISPDQVNYTSLMDGLFKAGKLSAALKIGEEMIQRSLKPDVVAYNVFINGLFKLGRPMEAQTFFNEMKKLGLGPDLFTYNTMISGCCKSGNWKVAVELFDEMKSNTAMPSHVTYALLIQGLCESGEVHRAVDLFNEMIMVGYHPNSSIHRVLLHASLKKEGVESVLQMHRHLIALGFVVDLTAYNTLINILCMHGMTRKATWLLKKMKKEGISADIVTYNSLIHGYCKNGHLKNAVSLYSQMQVAGIVANIMTYDILLSGFSTAGLMKEADKLMDKLFQSGLKPSSGTYDVLIRGHGKMSNTRKTLKFYCEMVGHGFIPKVSTYNIIVSLFAKAGMMNQAKEFFNEMQGRGVSPNSSTYSILICGWCKQQNRAEVEKLLKEANSGGCVIDGIALSFIADAFAKPGKKGKARRLLGRLYRKKTTEDKQQDIEKDLNITVL